In Vespa crabro chromosome 7, iyVesCrab1.2, whole genome shotgun sequence, a single window of DNA contains:
- the LOC124425543 gene encoding mitochondrial dimethyladenosine transferase 1 — protein MLSIRLPPFPTIKDIIKLYKLSALKHLSQNFLLDERLIDNIIKKAGNLNGSHVVEIGPGPGGLTRSIIRKGPKKLIVVEKDKRFKPILDMLAESFYHVNGQMDIIYEDIRNLRMNDIFPMEEKKEWMDDTPNIHLIGNLPFNVSTILIIEWLKNISEHNGPWTYGRAKMLLTFQKEVAERLVAEPFDKQRCRLSVMAQAWTQPRLCTIIPGKAFLPKPDVDVGVVTFEPLKEPRTKHEFNIFEKVTRHIFNSRQKYSIKCVKKLFPEYCREELSNLVYKLSDLDPMIRPTKLTVEDIDKITTAYKYIIEKHPEISSYDHRASHRILNKKYTEIFSVNDIIE, from the exons atgttgaGTATAAGATTACCTCCTTTTCCAACTATTAAAGACATcattaaattgtataaattatcGGCCTTAAAGCATTTGTCACAAAACTTTTTACTGGATGAACGACTTATCGATAACATTATCAAGAAAGCTGGAAATCTTAATGGAAGTCATGTAGTTGAAATAGGACCTGGTCCAGGTGGACTGAcaagatcaataataagaaaaggtcctaaaaaattaatagttgtggaaaaagataaaagatttaaaCCAATATTAGATATGTTAGCAGAATCTTTCTATCATGTAAATGGTCAAAtggatattatatatgaagatattagaaatttacgtatgaacgatatatttcctatggaagaaaaaaaggaatggatGGATGATACTccaaatattcatttaattggTAATTTGCCATTTAACGTTTCgactattttaataattgaatggcttaaaaatatatcagaaCATAATGGTCCATGGACATATGGTAGGgcaaaaatgttattaacattTCAAAAAGAAGTAGCAGAACGTTTAGTAGCTGAACCATTTGATAAACAAAGATGTAGATTATCGGTGATGGCACAAGCATGGACTCAACCACGTCTCTGTACTATTATTCCag GAAAAGCTTTTCTTCCAAAACCGGATGTAGACGTAGGAGTTGTAACTTTTGAACCATTGAAAGAGCCACGTACGAAAcatgaatttaatatttttgaaaaagtaacaagacatatttttaattcacgaCAAAAATACAGTATCAAATGTGTCAA AAAACTTTTTCCAGAATATTGTAGAGAAGAACTTTCCAATTTGGTATATAAATTAAGTGACTTAGATCCAATGATTAGACCAACAAAACTTACTGTCGAggatattgataaaataacaactgcttacaaatatataatagaaaaacatCCTGAGATAAGTTCGTACGATCATCGTGCATCGCATCGAAtacttaacaaaaaatatactgaaattttttctgttaatgatattatagaaTGA
- the LOC124425546 gene encoding cytochrome c oxidase assembly factor 3, mitochondrial → MDKNWMPKVDLKKDSAKIKNLHITLMNEIEKQNSERVKDLIKIRRSNRILGCILGGTVFSIYFYTIYSVKQEKFLDDLNEPEKVIIPPQTNA, encoded by the coding sequence ATGGACAAGAATTGGATGCCTAAAGTCGATTTGAAGAAAGATAgtgctaaaataaaaaatcttcatATTACCTTAATGAACgagatagaaaaacaaaactctgaaagagtgaaagattTGATTAAAATACGACGATCAAATAGAATACTCGGTTGTATTTTAGGAGGTACAGTTTTttcaatctatttttatacgatatattcgGTAAAGCAAGAAAAGTTCTTAGATGATTTGAATGAACCTGAGAAAGTAATCATACCACCTCAAACCAAtgcataa